One segment of Stappia sp. 28M-7 DNA contains the following:
- the aguB gene encoding N-carbamoylputrescine amidase: MRQVTLAALQMACSPDRQDNLARMESLIRKAAADGAQIVLPQELFETPYFCQDEAPDLLLHAEPAEGHPAITRMQALAAELGIVIPVSFYELAGQARFNSIAIVDADGSTLGIYRKSHIPQGSGYQEKYYFSPGDTGFRVWSTRFGRIGVGICWDQWFPETARAMALMGAEMLFFPTAIGSELLDPQWDSAAHWQRVMQGHAGANLMPLVASNRIGTEPGRSGTQLTFYGSSFIADATGAKVAEADRTSESILLHTFDLDALAALRASWGVFRDRRPELYGPIASLDGATPKGPRA, encoded by the coding sequence ATGAGACAGGTTACCCTCGCCGCCCTGCAGATGGCCTGCAGCCCCGACCGGCAGGACAATCTCGCCCGCATGGAGAGCCTGATCCGCAAGGCGGCGGCCGACGGCGCCCAGATCGTGCTGCCGCAGGAGCTGTTTGAGACCCCTTATTTCTGCCAGGACGAGGCGCCCGACCTGCTGCTGCACGCGGAACCCGCCGAGGGCCATCCCGCGATCACGCGCATGCAGGCGCTGGCCGCCGAGCTCGGCATCGTCATTCCGGTCAGCTTCTACGAGCTCGCCGGCCAGGCCCGCTTCAACTCCATCGCCATCGTCGATGCGGACGGCAGCACCCTCGGCATCTACCGCAAGAGCCACATCCCCCAGGGCTCCGGCTATCAGGAGAAGTATTACTTCTCTCCCGGCGACACCGGCTTTCGCGTCTGGTCCACCCGGTTCGGGCGCATCGGCGTCGGCATCTGCTGGGACCAGTGGTTTCCCGAGACCGCCCGCGCCATGGCGCTGATGGGTGCCGAAATGCTGTTCTTCCCCACCGCCATCGGCTCGGAGCTGCTGGACCCGCAGTGGGATTCCGCCGCCCACTGGCAGCGCGTCATGCAGGGCCATGCCGGCGCCAACCTGATGCCGCTGGTCGCCTCCAACCGCATCGGCACCGAGCCGGGCCGCAGCGGCACGCAGCTGACCTTCTACGGCTCCTCCTTCATTGCCGATGCCACCGGCGCCAAGGTCGCGGAGGCCGACCGCACCTCCGAGAGCATCCTGCTGCACACGTTCGATCTCGACGCGCTCGCCGCCTTGCGCGCCTCATGGGGCGTCTTCCGCGACCGGAGGCCGGAGCTTTACGGCCCGATCGCCAGCCTCGACGGCGCCACCCCCAAGGGCCCTCGCGCATGA
- the fliN gene encoding flagellar motor switch protein FliN produces the protein MSDTNEVQETGFQLTDMEAQDAPREGERDHSQARSAADLEAVFDVPVQISAVLGHSRMHVSELLRLAPGTVLKLDRKVGEAIDIYVNDRLVARGEVVLVEDKLGVTMTEIIKSDR, from the coding sequence ATGAGCGATACCAACGAAGTGCAGGAAACCGGCTTCCAGCTCACCGACATGGAAGCGCAGGACGCCCCCCGCGAGGGCGAGCGCGACCATTCGCAGGCCCGCAGCGCCGCCGATCTGGAGGCGGTGTTCGACGTTCCGGTGCAGATCTCGGCCGTGCTCGGACACTCGCGCATGCATGTGTCGGAGCTGCTGCGGCTGGCGCCGGGGACGGTGCTGAAGCTCGACCGCAAGGTCGGCGAGGCCATCGACATCTACGTGAACGACCGGCTGGTGGCACGCGGCGAAGTCGTCCTCGTCGAGGACAAGCTCGGCGTGACCATGACGGAAATCATCAAGTCCGATCGCTGA
- the flhA gene encoding flagellar biosynthesis protein FlhA, with the protein MSLGGLNLAAAWDTIRRGDIALALGVMVILVVLILPMPAMMLDLFLAISIIFSVLILMTGLFIQKPLEFSSFPTVLLIATMLRLALNLASTRLILANGHEGTDAAGEVIQAFGNFVMGGNFVIGIIVFAILVIVNFVVITKGSGRIAEVAARFTLDAMPGKQMAIDADLSAGLIDEGTARQRRRELEDESSFFGAMDGASKFVRGDAIAGLLITFINVIGGIIIGVAQMELSFSQAAASYTLLTVGDGLVSQIPALIVSTAAGLLVSKAGVAGSADKALGQQLSGYPKALGMSSFVMATLAMLPGIPMIPFLSLAGLAGYLAYRSGRTQKVAAEQVRIAEVAAAEPPKPSEPPVTDSLKMDELRIELGYALLALINQSAEGDQLTEQIKALRRQLASDLGILMPPVRILDNIQLGANDYVIKVKEVPAGSGQLYPNHYMVMDPSGNQVKLPGTHTTEPTFGLPATWVEGQYREDAALRGYTVVDPATVLATHLTETIRGNVSELLTYADVQKLLKEIPGEQAKLVEDIVPSLITVSGIQRVLQALLAERISIRDLGTILEGIAEATGFTRNPATIAEHVRSRLARQITASNQAPGGYLPLIALSPQWEQAFIESIVGEGEERSLAMAPSKLQEFVRLVRDAFEQAAQLGEVPVLLTSPQTRPFVRSIVERFRAHTTVMSQNEVHPRARLKTVGSV; encoded by the coding sequence ATGTCTCTCGGCGGGCTGAACCTTGCCGCTGCCTGGGACACGATCCGGCGCGGCGACATCGCGCTGGCGCTCGGCGTCATGGTCATCCTGGTGGTGCTCATCCTGCCGATGCCGGCGATGATGCTCGACCTGTTCCTGGCCATCTCGATCATCTTCTCCGTGCTGATCCTGATGACCGGCCTGTTCATCCAGAAGCCGCTGGAATTCTCGTCCTTCCCGACCGTGCTGCTGATCGCGACCATGTTGCGGCTGGCGCTGAACCTTGCCTCCACGCGCCTGATCCTGGCCAATGGCCATGAGGGCACGGACGCTGCCGGCGAGGTCATCCAGGCCTTCGGCAACTTCGTGATGGGCGGCAATTTCGTCATCGGCATCATCGTCTTCGCGATCCTGGTGATCGTGAACTTCGTCGTCATCACCAAGGGTTCGGGCCGTATCGCGGAAGTGGCCGCGCGCTTCACCCTGGATGCGATGCCGGGCAAGCAGATGGCCATCGACGCGGACCTGTCCGCCGGTCTCATCGACGAGGGGACCGCGCGCCAGCGTCGCCGCGAGCTGGAGGACGAGAGCTCCTTCTTCGGCGCCATGGACGGTGCCTCGAAGTTCGTCCGGGGCGATGCCATCGCCGGCCTGCTGATCACCTTCATCAACGTCATCGGCGGCATCATCATCGGCGTCGCGCAGATGGAGCTGAGCTTCTCGCAGGCGGCGGCCTCCTACACGCTGCTGACGGTAGGCGACGGCCTCGTCTCGCAGATCCCGGCGCTGATCGTCTCCACCGCCGCTGGCTTGCTGGTGTCGAAGGCCGGCGTTGCCGGCTCGGCCGACAAGGCGCTCGGCCAGCAGCTCTCGGGCTATCCCAAGGCGCTCGGCATGTCGTCCTTTGTGATGGCGACGCTGGCGATGCTGCCGGGCATCCCGATGATCCCGTTCCTCAGCCTTGCCGGTCTTGCCGGTTATCTCGCCTATCGCTCGGGCAGAACGCAGAAGGTGGCGGCCGAACAGGTGCGCATCGCCGAGGTGGCGGCGGCGGAGCCGCCGAAGCCGAGCGAGCCGCCGGTGACGGATTCGCTGAAGATGGACGAGCTGCGCATCGAACTCGGCTATGCGCTGCTGGCCCTGATCAACCAGAGCGCGGAAGGCGACCAGCTGACCGAGCAGATCAAGGCGCTGCGCCGCCAGCTGGCCTCCGATCTCGGCATCCTGATGCCGCCGGTGCGCATCCTCGACAACATCCAGCTGGGCGCCAACGACTACGTCATAAAGGTCAAGGAAGTGCCGGCCGGCAGCGGCCAGCTCTACCCGAACCACTACATGGTGATGGATCCGAGCGGCAATCAGGTGAAGCTGCCGGGCACCCATACGACGGAGCCGACCTTCGGCCTGCCGGCGACCTGGGTGGAGGGGCAGTATCGCGAGGATGCGGCGCTGCGCGGCTACACGGTCGTCGACCCGGCGACGGTGCTGGCAACGCACCTGACCGAGACGATCCGCGGCAATGTCTCCGAGCTCTTGACCTATGCGGACGTTCAGAAGCTGCTGAAGGAAATCCCCGGCGAGCAGGCGAAGCTGGTGGAGGACATCGTGCCTTCGCTGATCACCGTCTCCGGCATCCAGCGCGTGCTGCAGGCGCTGTTGGCCGAGCGGATCTCGATCCGCGATCTCGGCACGATCCTGGAAGGCATCGCCGAGGCGACCGGCTTCACCCGCAATCCGGCCACCATCGCCGAGCACGTGCGCTCGCGGCTGGCGCGCCAGATTACCGCGTCGAACCAGGCGCCGGGCGGTTACCTGCCGCTGATCGCCCTGTCGCCGCAGTGGGAGCAGGCCTTCATCGAGTCGATCGTCGGCGAGGGCGAAGAACGCTCGCTGGCCATGGCGCCGTCGAAACTGCAGGAATTCGTCCGCCTGGTGCGCGATGCGTTCGAGCAGGCGGCGCAGCTGGGCGAGGTGCCGGTGCTGCTGACCTCGCCGCAGACCCGGCCCTTCGTGCGCTCCATCGTCGAGCGGTTCCGCGCCCACACGACCGTGATGAGCCAGAACGAGGTGCATCCGCGCGCAAGGCTGAAGACGGTCGGATCGGTGTAA
- a CDS encoding FliH/SctL family protein, with protein sequence MASTQMKVHRFLFDRNFAAVELPEEEEVEEVIEPVEPTMTLAEHKALLAIAEQAAFQRGRAEALGERQQSEESRLADEAERLAESVSALIGQLDVEQARHEKDAVALAFLVARRICAHLIAREPLGEVIALISECLGPLRRAPHLVIRVRDSDLADLKPRLDPLVAEKGFDGRLVLLGEPDIAAGDCRIEWADGGIVRDRKAIERQVDQAAKRYFEGRRAGKGHKAALNQETAEERSDG encoded by the coding sequence ATGGCGAGCACGCAAATGAAGGTCCACCGTTTCCTCTTCGACCGCAACTTCGCGGCGGTCGAGCTTCCGGAAGAGGAAGAGGTCGAGGAGGTCATCGAGCCGGTCGAGCCGACGATGACGCTGGCCGAGCACAAGGCGCTGCTGGCCATCGCCGAGCAGGCGGCGTTCCAGCGCGGGCGGGCCGAGGCGCTGGGCGAGCGCCAGCAGAGCGAGGAAAGCCGCCTTGCCGACGAGGCCGAGCGCCTGGCCGAATCCGTTTCGGCGCTGATCGGCCAGCTCGATGTCGAGCAGGCGCGGCACGAGAAGGATGCGGTGGCCCTGGCCTTTCTGGTGGCGCGGCGGATCTGCGCCCACCTGATCGCCCGCGAGCCGCTGGGCGAGGTGATCGCGCTGATCTCGGAGTGCCTGGGTCCGCTGCGGCGGGCACCGCATCTGGTGATCCGGGTCCGAGACAGCGATCTGGCGGACCTGAAGCCGCGGCTCGACCCGCTGGTCGCGGAAAAGGGCTTCGACGGGCGGCTGGTGCTGCTCGGCGAGCCGGACATCGCCGCCGGAGACTGCCGCATCGAATGGGCGGACGGGGGCATCGTGCGCGACCGCAAGGCGATCGAGCGGCAGGTCGACCAGGCGGCGAAGCGCTACTTCGAAGGCCGGCGCGCCGGCAAGGGGCACAAAGCGGCCCTCAACCAGGAGACCGCCGAGGAGCGGAGTGACGGATGA
- a CDS encoding DUF1153 domain-containing protein, giving the protein MTDRASARVKYVIGPDGSPLTIADLPPATTRRWVIRRKAEVVAAVRGGLLSLDEACKRYTLTVEEFLSWQSSIDRHGLAGLRATRVQQYRN; this is encoded by the coding sequence ATGACCGACCGAGCGAGTGCGCGTGTCAAATATGTAATCGGCCCAGACGGTTCGCCGTTGACGATTGCCGATCTTCCGCCGGCGACAACCCGGCGCTGGGTGATCCGGCGAAAGGCCGAAGTGGTGGCTGCTGTCCGTGGCGGATTGCTGTCCCTCGACGAGGCCTGCAAGCGGTATACGCTGACCGTCGAGGAATTCCTGTCCTGGCAGAGTTCGATCGACCGTCACGGCCTTGCCGGACTGCGCGCGACGCGCGTCCAGCAATACCGGAACTGA
- the aguA gene encoding agmatine deiminase, with the protein MSAPLASLPAADGFRMPGEFAPHSGCWMAWPERPDNWREGAGPARRAFAAIAAAIHASDPVTVTVSSAQGRESAQALLPAGIRILDIPSNDCWMRDIGPTFLTSPGGKIRAVDWRFNAWGGDVNGLYSPWDLDDAMAARVAEVEGVERHRAPFVLEGGAIHVDGEGTVFTTAECLLSAGRNPQMTRAEIEQGLKDWLGATTVVWLPRGVHLDETDGHVDNLLHVCAPGTVALTWTDDKGDPQYERSAEALEHLSACRDARGRPLRIVRLPMPGPLHMSAQEATGIAAGDNGMARSAGERLAGSYANFYIANTRVVFPLLDERTDTQAAAILAELFPGREIVGVPGREVLLGGGNIHCITQQVPA; encoded by the coding sequence ATGAGCGCGCCGCTCGCCTCGCTGCCCGCCGCCGACGGCTTCCGCATGCCCGGCGAGTTCGCGCCCCATTCCGGCTGCTGGATGGCCTGGCCGGAGCGGCCCGACAACTGGCGCGAGGGCGCCGGCCCCGCCCGCCGCGCCTTCGCGGCGATTGCCGCTGCGATCCACGCCAGCGATCCGGTCACCGTGACAGTCTCCTCGGCGCAAGGGCGCGAGAGTGCGCAGGCCCTGCTGCCCGCCGGCATCCGCATCCTCGACATTCCGTCAAACGATTGCTGGATGCGCGACATCGGGCCGACCTTCCTCACGAGTCCGGGCGGCAAGATCCGCGCCGTGGACTGGCGCTTCAACGCCTGGGGCGGCGACGTGAACGGCCTCTACTCCCCCTGGGACCTGGACGATGCCATGGCCGCGCGCGTCGCCGAGGTGGAAGGGGTCGAGCGCCACCGCGCGCCCTTCGTGCTGGAGGGCGGCGCCATCCATGTCGATGGCGAGGGCACGGTCTTCACCACCGCCGAATGCCTGCTGTCGGCGGGCCGCAATCCGCAGATGACCAGGGCCGAAATCGAACAGGGGCTGAAGGACTGGCTCGGCGCCACCACCGTTGTCTGGCTGCCGCGCGGCGTCCATCTCGACGAGACCGACGGCCATGTCGACAACCTGCTGCATGTCTGTGCGCCCGGTACCGTCGCCCTCACCTGGACGGACGACAAGGGCGACCCGCAATACGAACGCTCGGCTGAGGCGTTGGAGCATCTTTCCGCCTGCCGCGATGCACGCGGCCGCCCCTTGCGCATCGTGCGCCTGCCGATGCCCGGCCCGCTCCACATGAGCGCGCAGGAAGCGACCGGCATCGCCGCCGGCGACAACGGCATGGCCCGCAGTGCCGGCGAGCGGCTGGCCGGCAGCTACGCCAATTTCTACATCGCCAACACGCGCGTGGTGTTTCCCCTGCTCGACGAGCGGACCGACACGCAGGCCGCCGCCATTCTTGCGGAGCTGTTTCCAGGCCGCGAGATTGTCGGCGTGCCGGGGCGCGAGGTGCTGCTCGGTGGCGGCAACATCCACTGCATCACCCAGCAGGTCCCGGCCTGA
- a CDS encoding flagellar hook assembly protein FlgD, which translates to MATSGISGNGTSGGATTTSSSLAALSNNYELFLSILTTQIQNQDPLNPMDSSKYTEQLVQYSSVEQQIKTNDQLGDLLSVMAATTASGYVSYLGTHVTAAGNTTSLKDGEAEWTYDTPESGKARVEVRNNLGAVVFSEDAELSYGRNTYSWDGRTTAGSTAPEGEYTISIARYDANNRPTVPVATEISGTVDGIEFTSSGAVLKIGGVYVSAGAVLSVNRD; encoded by the coding sequence ATGGCGACGAGCGGCATTAGCGGAAACGGCACCAGCGGCGGGGCGACGACAACGTCCTCCTCGCTGGCGGCGCTGTCGAACAATTACGAGCTGTTCCTGTCGATCCTGACGACGCAGATCCAGAACCAGGATCCGCTCAACCCGATGGACTCGTCCAAATATACCGAGCAGCTGGTGCAGTATTCCTCGGTCGAGCAGCAGATCAAGACCAACGATCAGCTGGGTGACCTGCTGTCGGTGATGGCTGCCACGACCGCTTCCGGTTATGTCAGCTACCTGGGCACGCACGTTACCGCCGCCGGCAACACAACCAGCCTGAAGGACGGCGAGGCGGAGTGGACCTACGACACGCCGGAATCGGGCAAGGCGCGCGTGGAAGTGCGCAACAATCTCGGTGCGGTGGTGTTTTCCGAGGACGCAGAACTGTCCTACGGGCGCAATACCTACAGCTGGGACGGGCGCACGACGGCCGGATCGACGGCACCTGAAGGCGAATACACCATCTCCATCGCTCGGTATGACGCCAACAACCGGCCGACCGTGCCGGTGGCGACCGAAATTTCCGGCACCGTCGACGGGATCGAGTTCACCTCGTCCGGCGCCGTGCTGAAGATCGGCGGCGTTTACGTGTCCGCCGGCGCGGTGCTTTCGGTCAACCGGGACTGA
- the fliG gene encoding flagellar motor switch protein FliG — protein sequence MSIAGSIQAGPGTHLTISATEKERDLRGVERVAVLLLALGEKHGRRIWEQLDEMEVREVSAAMSRLGPVTPNMLDELFVDFVRKISSNGALNGNVDVTERLLSSFLPRDRVSLIMEEIRGPAGRNMWEKLSNVQENVLANYLKNEYPQTVAVVLSKIDPDHAAKVLGILPEELALEVISRMLKMEAIQKEVLEKVEQTLRVEFMSNLTNTSRRDSHEMMAEIFNNFDRQTEARFLAALEEENRDSAERIKTLMFTFDDLMKLDAGSCQTLLRNVEKDRLAIALKGASESVREFFFSNMSSRAAKMLQDDMEALGPIRLRDVDEAQSGMVATAKDLAAKGELMLSKSKGDDEIIY from the coding sequence ATGAGTATCGCAGGCAGCATCCAGGCCGGCCCTGGCACCCATCTGACGATCAGCGCGACCGAGAAGGAGCGCGATCTGCGCGGCGTCGAGCGCGTCGCCGTGCTGCTTCTGGCGCTCGGCGAAAAGCACGGCCGGCGCATCTGGGAGCAGCTGGACGAGATGGAGGTGCGCGAGGTCTCCGCCGCGATGTCGCGGTTGGGTCCGGTGACGCCGAACATGCTCGACGAGCTGTTCGTCGACTTCGTGCGCAAGATCTCCAGCAACGGCGCGCTGAACGGCAATGTCGACGTGACCGAGCGGCTGCTGTCGAGCTTCCTGCCGCGCGACCGGGTGTCGCTGATCATGGAAGAGATCCGCGGGCCGGCGGGCCGCAACATGTGGGAGAAGCTCTCCAACGTGCAGGAGAACGTTCTCGCCAACTACCTGAAGAACGAATACCCGCAGACCGTCGCCGTGGTGTTGTCGAAGATCGACCCCGACCATGCCGCCAAGGTCCTCGGCATCCTGCCGGAGGAACTGGCGCTGGAGGTGATCTCGCGCATGCTGAAGATGGAAGCGATCCAGAAGGAAGTGCTGGAGAAGGTCGAGCAGACGCTGCGCGTCGAGTTCATGTCGAACCTGACCAACACCTCGCGGCGCGACAGCCACGAGATGATGGCCGAGATCTTCAACAACTTCGACCGCCAGACCGAGGCCCGCTTCCTGGCCGCGCTGGAGGAAGAAAACCGCGACTCGGCCGAACGCATCAAGACGCTGATGTTCACCTTCGACGACTTGATGAAGCTGGATGCCGGCAGCTGCCAGACCCTGCTTCGCAACGTGGAGAAGGATCGCCTGGCCATCGCACTCAAGGGCGCCTCGGAATCGGTGCGCGAGTTCTTCTTCTCCAACATGTCGTCGCGCGCCGCGAAGATGCTGCAGGACGACATGGAAGCGCTGGGGCCGATCCGCCTGCGCGATGTCGACGAGGCTCAGTCGGGCATGGTCGCAACGGCCAAGGATCTCGCCGCAAAGGGAGAGCTGATGCTCTCCAAGAGCAAGGGCGACGACGAGATCATCTACTGA
- a CDS encoding sigma-54 dependent transcriptional regulator, protein MRLLIVGTLEGQLITASKIAMDRGASVTHAATIEEMLKVLRAGRGADLVMADVGLDIADLIERLEAERFHLPVVACGVKTDATAAVGAIRAGAKEYIPLPPDPEMIAAVLAAVARDQSSIIYRDPSMGAVVRLAEQIAPSDASVLVTGESGSGKEVISRYVHARSSRANRPFISINCAAIPEQLLESELFGHEKGAFTGAIARRIGKFEEANGGTLLLDEISEMDVRLQAKLLRAIQERVIDRVGGGKPVPVDIRIIATSNRDLAEAVRAGTFREDLLYRLNVVNLKLPPLRERPTDIVELASHFVERYARENGVRRRPISEEARRMLLANPWPGNVRELENTMHRAVLLAMGDEIDVDAIRMPDGSPIAPGRSADARLAADVAATAEAVSRALVGRTVADVERDLILDTLDHCLGNRTHAAKILGISIRTLRNKLNQYTDEGVNVPGPGEARVAVA, encoded by the coding sequence ATGCGACTGTTGATCGTCGGCACGCTGGAAGGCCAGCTGATCACCGCCTCGAAGATCGCCATGGACCGCGGCGCCTCCGTCACCCATGCGGCGACCATCGAGGAGATGCTGAAGGTGTTGCGCGCCGGGCGCGGCGCCGATCTGGTGATGGCCGATGTCGGGCTGGACATCGCCGACCTGATCGAGCGGCTGGAGGCGGAGCGCTTCCATCTGCCGGTGGTCGCATGCGGCGTGAAGACGGATGCGACGGCGGCGGTCGGGGCGATCCGCGCCGGCGCCAAGGAATACATCCCGCTGCCGCCGGATCCGGAGATGATCGCCGCCGTGCTGGCGGCGGTGGCGCGCGACCAGTCGAGCATCATCTACCGCGACCCGTCGATGGGGGCGGTGGTGCGGCTTGCCGAGCAGATCGCGCCGTCCGATGCCTCGGTGCTGGTGACCGGCGAAAGCGGCTCGGGCAAGGAGGTGATCTCCCGCTACGTGCATGCCCGCTCGTCCCGCGCCAATCGTCCGTTCATCTCCATCAACTGCGCGGCGATCCCCGAGCAGCTGCTGGAATCTGAGCTGTTCGGTCACGAGAAGGGCGCCTTCACCGGCGCCATCGCCCGGCGCATCGGCAAGTTCGAGGAAGCCAATGGCGGTACGCTGCTGCTGGACGAGATCTCGGAGATGGACGTGCGGCTGCAGGCGAAGCTCTTGCGCGCGATCCAGGAGCGGGTGATCGACCGGGTCGGCGGCGGCAAGCCGGTGCCCGTCGACATCCGCATCATCGCAACGTCCAACCGCGACCTTGCCGAGGCGGTGCGCGCCGGCACGTTCCGCGAGGATCTGCTCTACCGCCTCAATGTCGTGAACCTGAAGCTGCCGCCGCTGCGCGAGCGGCCGACGGACATTGTCGAGCTCGCCTCGCATTTCGTCGAGCGCTATGCCCGCGAGAACGGCGTGCGCCGGCGCCCGATCTCGGAAGAGGCGCGGCGGATGCTGCTCGCCAATCCCTGGCCGGGCAACGTGCGCGAGCTGGAAAACACCATGCACCGCGCGGTGCTGCTGGCGATGGGCGACGAGATCGATGTCGACGCGATCCGCATGCCGGACGGCAGCCCGATCGCACCGGGCCGCAGCGCCGATGCGCGCCTTGCCGCCGATGTCGCGGCAACGGCGGAGGCGGTCAGCCGCGCGCTGGTCGGGCGCACGGTCGCCGACGTGGAGCGGGACCTGATCCTCGACACGCTGGACCATTGCCTCGGCAACCGCACCCATGCGGCGAAGATTCTCGGAATCTCCATTCGCACGCTGCGCAACAAGCTGAATCAGTATACCGACGAAGGGGTCAACGTCCCCGGTCCGGGCGAGGCGCGGGTCGCCGTCGCCTGA
- the fliF gene encoding flagellar basal-body MS-ring/collar protein FliF gives MNGLADLVKALGPARLGAMGAVAAILVGVFAFIMLRVTTPQMTPLYTDLTFEDSSAIISQLDSLAVPYQIQNEGATLLVPEADVFRTRMRLAEQGLPLGGSVGYEIFDKADTLGSTSFVQNINRTRALEGELVRTIRSIGRIKSARVHLVLPERRLFQRDSQPPSASIVLSVRGDLEPGQIRAIQHLVATAVEGLQPNFVSIVDETGRLLASGAGDEGEGFLASSLQERTQSMEARLRNQIEEILNSVVGVGRSRVRVALELDHTRISETQETFDPEGQVVRSTQSREENSSTQGRQGGVTAGNQVPGADQQTGEGGDRDLSNQSEEIVNYEISKSVKTEVVEAGGIRRLSVAVLVDGVYAPDANGDMVYTPRTDEELTRIQTLVQSAVGFDDRRGDKVEVVNLRFAQAPNMLAGEEDAGLFEFTRADLMRFVELGVLFLIALLLTLFAVRPLVKRILAKEEEAAPVLLGADGQPLEPALLADHSAGAGEDEGDGTPRIEWLEEAQAQGAVQVATIAKVGALIDEYPNEAVGIIRGWMNEAA, from the coding sequence GTGAACGGACTTGCGGATCTTGTGAAAGCACTCGGCCCGGCGCGCCTGGGCGCCATGGGCGCCGTGGCGGCGATCCTGGTGGGCGTCTTCGCCTTCATCATGCTGCGTGTGACCACGCCGCAGATGACGCCGCTCTATACGGACCTGACGTTCGAGGATTCCTCGGCGATCATTTCCCAGCTCGACAGCCTGGCGGTGCCCTACCAGATCCAGAACGAGGGAGCGACGCTGCTGGTGCCGGAGGCTGACGTGTTCCGCACCCGCATGCGGCTGGCGGAGCAGGGCCTGCCGCTCGGCGGCTCGGTCGGCTACGAGATCTTCGACAAGGCCGACACGCTGGGCTCCACCAGCTTCGTCCAGAACATCAACCGCACGCGGGCACTCGAAGGCGAGCTGGTCCGCACGATCCGTTCCATCGGCCGCATCAAGTCGGCCCGCGTCCACCTCGTGCTGCCCGAGCGCCGCCTGTTCCAGCGCGACTCGCAGCCGCCGTCGGCCTCCATCGTGCTGTCGGTGCGCGGCGACCTGGAGCCGGGCCAGATCCGTGCGATCCAGCACCTGGTGGCAACCGCGGTCGAAGGGCTGCAGCCGAATTTCGTGTCCATCGTCGACGAGACCGGCCGGCTGCTGGCCAGCGGCGCGGGCGACGAGGGCGAAGGCTTCCTCGCCTCCTCGCTGCAGGAGCGCACTCAGTCGATGGAGGCGCGGCTGCGCAACCAGATCGAGGAGATCCTGAACTCGGTGGTCGGCGTCGGCCGCTCGCGGGTCCGGGTGGCTCTCGAACTCGACCACACGCGCATTTCCGAGACCCAGGAGACCTTCGATCCGGAAGGCCAGGTGGTCCGCTCGACCCAGTCGCGGGAGGAGAACTCCTCCACGCAAGGCCGGCAGGGCGGCGTGACCGCGGGCAACCAGGTGCCGGGCGCCGACCAGCAGACGGGCGAGGGCGGCGACCGCGACCTCTCCAACCAGTCCGAGGAAATCGTCAACTACGAGATCTCCAAGTCGGTGAAGACCGAGGTGGTGGAAGCAGGCGGCATCCGCCGGCTGTCCGTCGCGGTGCTGGTGGACGGCGTCTATGCGCCGGATGCCAATGGCGACATGGTCTACACCCCGCGCACCGACGAGGAACTGACGCGCATCCAGACCCTGGTGCAGTCGGCGGTCGGCTTCGACGACCGGCGCGGCGACAAGGTCGAGGTGGTCAACCTGCGCTTCGCACAGGCGCCGAACATGCTGGCGGGCGAGGAAGATGCGGGGCTGTTCGAGTTCACCCGCGCCGACCTGATGCGCTTCGTCGAGCTGGGCGTGCTGTTCCTGATCGCCCTGCTGCTGACGCTCTTTGCGGTGCGTCCGCTGGTCAAGCGGATCCTGGCCAAGGAGGAAGAGGCCGCTCCCGTGCTGCTGGGTGCCGACGGCCAGCCGCTGGAGCCGGCGCTGCTCGCCGATCATTCGGCGGGCGCCGGCGAGGACGAGGGCGACGGCACGCCGCGCATCGAATGGCTGGAAGAGGCTCAGGCGCAGGGCGCCGTGCAGGTCGCAACCATCGCCAAGGTGGGCGCCCTCATCGACGAGTATCCGAACGAGGCAGTGGGGATCATCCGCGGCTGGATGAATGAGGCAGCATGA